A part of Terriglobus roseus genomic DNA contains:
- a CDS encoding DUF2075 domain-containing protein: MGVKAYYSALVAEFLTQNENDILAVLTMEHHHTLEESQREAWLRQIEILRQSLVDRHASKIYLEFFIPRMGKRVDALLLTEGIAFVIEFKVGAKTYDKYALDQAEDYALDLKNFHEGSHNVPIIPVLVATAALAAGNSEPIFSADQVACPLKVNANGLGELLEEITTKSNYTPIQIERWESTGYRPTPTIIEAARVLYQGHSVEDISRSDAGALNLQETAAGVDEIVSRARQQNFKAICFVTGVPGSGKTLAGLNIATQRSLEYHDEHAVFLSGNDPLVNVLRTALNRDKAKRKGEKNAREVEQFIQNIRHFRDEALKSQDPTSEKVVVFDESQRAWTRDQLAKFMEQKRGRANFQHSEPEFLIGVMNRHKDWCVIVCLIGGGQEINTGEAGMSEWIEALSNHFPDWQCFVSPQIALPEYGLQKTVESFLASPRTHSDRRLHLAVSMRSFRAEKLSDFVAHVLDGDLDAAKSAYQSIQTNYPIYLTRNLADARKWLKARARGTERYGIVASSGAQRLRPEGIYIKAKVDPACWFLNSSEDVRSSSHLEEVASEFDVQGLELDWAAVGWDGDFYYSNAHWNTRSFKGTKWQSVKDANRKLYLKNAYRVILTRARQGMVIFVPWGNAADDTRLPVFYDGTYQFLRACGIPDLNPDAI; this comes from the coding sequence GTGGGAGTCAAAGCGTATTACTCCGCCCTGGTGGCGGAGTTTCTTACCCAGAATGAGAACGACATCCTAGCAGTATTGACAATGGAGCATCACCATACCCTCGAAGAGTCCCAGCGCGAAGCCTGGTTACGACAAATTGAAATTTTGAGGCAATCGTTAGTCGACAGGCACGCTAGCAAAATCTACCTCGAATTTTTCATACCGCGGATGGGAAAGCGAGTTGATGCACTGCTACTCACAGAGGGGATCGCCTTTGTTATCGAATTTAAAGTGGGTGCAAAAACCTACGACAAGTACGCTCTTGATCAGGCTGAGGACTACGCGCTCGACCTAAAGAACTTCCATGAAGGCAGCCATAACGTACCAATAATTCCCGTACTCGTTGCCACCGCAGCACTAGCAGCCGGGAACAGCGAACCCATCTTCAGTGCTGACCAGGTCGCATGCCCTCTAAAGGTCAATGCAAATGGACTCGGCGAGCTACTAGAGGAAATCACAACGAAGTCAAACTACACGCCGATCCAAATTGAACGATGGGAATCAACTGGATATCGCCCCACACCCACCATCATTGAAGCGGCTCGGGTTCTCTATCAAGGTCACAGTGTCGAAGACATTTCACGCAGCGACGCAGGAGCTCTAAACCTACAAGAGACAGCCGCCGGTGTCGACGAAATCGTTAGCCGTGCACGACAGCAAAACTTCAAGGCAATCTGTTTTGTTACGGGAGTTCCTGGTTCCGGAAAGACGCTCGCCGGCCTTAATATCGCTACGCAACGCTCCCTCGAATACCATGACGAGCATGCTGTTTTTCTGTCAGGCAATGACCCTCTCGTCAATGTCCTTCGCACCGCGCTCAACCGCGATAAGGCGAAACGTAAGGGTGAGAAGAATGCGCGCGAAGTCGAACAGTTCATTCAGAATATTCGGCACTTCCGCGATGAAGCATTGAAGAGTCAGGATCCGACCAGCGAAAAAGTCGTGGTCTTTGATGAATCGCAACGTGCCTGGACCCGCGATCAACTAGCCAAGTTCATGGAACAGAAGCGTGGTCGAGCGAACTTCCAGCACTCGGAACCAGAATTCTTGATCGGCGTCATGAATCGCCACAAGGACTGGTGCGTGATTGTGTGCCTCATCGGTGGTGGACAAGAGATCAACACAGGCGAAGCGGGTATGTCGGAATGGATTGAAGCACTCAGCAATCACTTTCCCGATTGGCAATGTTTCGTTTCACCCCAAATCGCGCTGCCAGAGTATGGCTTGCAGAAGACAGTCGAGTCTTTCCTCGCTTCACCTCGTACGCACTCTGATAGACGCCTCCATCTCGCAGTATCCATGCGCTCATTTCGAGCCGAAAAGCTCTCAGACTTCGTGGCACACGTTCTCGATGGAGACCTCGACGCAGCTAAGTCTGCTTACCAGAGCATCCAAACAAACTATCCAATCTATCTCACACGTAATCTTGCCGACGCACGCAAGTGGCTCAAAGCAAGAGCGCGTGGCACAGAGCGTTACGGAATCGTCGCGTCTTCTGGCGCCCAACGACTCCGTCCAGAAGGCATATATATCAAGGCTAAGGTTGACCCTGCTTGCTGGTTTCTAAACTCAAGTGAAGACGTGCGCTCTTCAAGCCATCTAGAAGAAGTGGCAAGCGAATTCGATGTGCAGGGTCTCGAACTTGATTGGGCAGCGGTTGGCTGGGATGGGGATTTCTACTACTCCAATGCCCACTGGAACACACGCTCATTTAAAGGAACCAAATGGCAAAGCGTGAAAGATGCCAACCGGAAGCTCTATCTCAAGAACGCCTATCGAGTCATCCTCACACGCGCGCGACAAGGTATGGTGATTTTTGTACCCTGGGGCAATGCCGCGGACGACACGAGACTTCCAGTTTTTTATGATGGAACATATCAATTTCTGCGTGCATGTGGCATACCGGACCTGAATCCGGATGCAATCTAG
- a CDS encoding DUF2062 domain-containing protein, whose translation MPQSVREFLRCKVLRPLLRLLRGGVTPRRLAWSLALGMMIGINPTVGVTTVLLILIAWLFRLSQTASQIGSHIVAPLHVLLFLPFIQAGVHLFRTRRLPFTRQQLHHLSHHPILMVRNIWQWEWHALIVWGAIAVILTPLLAIYLRRALVLLMRRHPTLMHTPPATH comes from the coding sequence GTGCCACAATCCGTACGTGAGTTTCTGCGCTGCAAGGTGCTGCGGCCATTGCTGCGACTACTTCGCGGAGGTGTCACACCGCGCCGCCTTGCATGGAGCCTCGCTCTGGGAATGATGATCGGCATCAATCCCACCGTTGGCGTGACCACGGTGCTGCTGATTCTCATCGCGTGGCTGTTTCGGCTTAGCCAGACTGCTTCGCAGATTGGTTCGCACATCGTTGCGCCGCTACATGTTCTGTTGTTCCTGCCATTCATTCAGGCGGGCGTGCACCTCTTCCGCACACGCCGCCTGCCCTTCACGCGGCAACAGCTTCACCACCTAAGCCACCACCCCATCCTGATGGTGCGCAACATCTGGCAATGGGAGTGGCATGCGCTGATTGTTTGGGGCGCAATCGCCGTTATCCTCACACCGCTGCTCGCGATCTATCTGCGACGCGCGCTGGTGCTACTCATGCGACGCCATCCCACCCTGATGCATACGCCACCCGCAACACACTGA
- a CDS encoding CehA/McbA family metallohydrolase, with product MKVSGLQRLLAVWLALVVGAACAQEPQLTLHGEVRRAQFMSYQEVPFDVPEGVSRLTVEFTYTGHDHGTNLDMGVIDPQRFRGWSGGNKHTFTVSESDATPSYLPGPVVAGRWRLLVGVPAIREGSVAQYTVKVWWQKVGTDAASGSTFSQKPIREGAAWYRGDLHMHTGHSDGSCASESGARIPCPVFLTAQAAVARGLDFIAITDHNTTSHYDAMRELQPYFDKLLLIPGREITTFYGHANVFGTTQFIDFRLGTKPVPTMKVLLDEVDAAHGLLALNHPGVPSGEQCMGCGWTAPNTDFARIHVMEAVNGADADGEKSGVPVWQQQLDRGLRITAIGGSDNHNALIKPGQNNAIGSPTTVVYSTSLSESAILAGIRAGHVFIDTDGTKGRSLILSAVSGNEHALMGDVMHVAADVTVTFTVEANDVAGMHGEVITDGKHSMLEGSIFAPGKQVRTFTFASDGKPHTVRVEIRDAAGKLKLLANPVYLNR from the coding sequence ATGAAGGTTTCAGGATTGCAGAGGTTGCTGGCCGTGTGGCTGGCGTTGGTTGTGGGTGCGGCGTGTGCGCAGGAGCCGCAGTTGACGCTGCATGGCGAGGTGCGTCGCGCGCAGTTTATGTCGTACCAGGAAGTGCCGTTTGATGTGCCGGAGGGCGTGTCGCGGCTTACGGTGGAGTTCACGTACACCGGGCATGATCACGGCACGAATCTTGATATGGGTGTGATTGATCCGCAGCGTTTTCGCGGATGGAGTGGCGGCAACAAACACACGTTTACTGTGAGCGAATCGGATGCGACGCCTTCGTATCTGCCGGGGCCCGTTGTTGCGGGGCGTTGGCGGTTGTTGGTTGGCGTGCCTGCCATTCGTGAGGGTTCTGTTGCGCAGTACACAGTGAAGGTGTGGTGGCAGAAGGTTGGTACGGATGCTGCGTCTGGCTCCACGTTTTCGCAGAAGCCGATACGTGAAGGCGCTGCTTGGTATCGCGGCGATCTGCATATGCACACGGGACATAGCGATGGATCGTGTGCGAGCGAGAGTGGTGCGCGGATTCCCTGCCCTGTGTTTCTGACTGCGCAGGCTGCAGTGGCGCGTGGGCTGGACTTCATTGCTATCACCGATCACAACACCACATCGCACTACGATGCGATGCGGGAATTGCAGCCGTACTTCGATAAGCTGCTGCTGATTCCGGGACGCGAAATCACCACGTTTTATGGACACGCGAACGTGTTTGGTACAACGCAGTTCATTGATTTTCGGCTTGGCACGAAACCTGTTCCCACGATGAAGGTGCTATTGGATGAAGTGGATGCTGCGCATGGATTGCTTGCGTTGAATCATCCGGGTGTTCCTTCCGGCGAGCAGTGCATGGGGTGCGGATGGACTGCTCCAAACACAGACTTCGCGCGCATTCACGTGATGGAAGCAGTGAATGGAGCGGATGCGGATGGGGAGAAGTCCGGTGTGCCGGTGTGGCAGCAGCAGCTAGATCGCGGTCTGCGCATCACGGCGATTGGTGGCAGTGACAATCACAACGCGTTGATCAAACCGGGGCAGAACAATGCGATTGGTTCGCCTACGACGGTGGTTTATTCGACGTCGTTGTCTGAGAGTGCGATTCTTGCGGGGATTCGTGCAGGACATGTGTTCATTGATACTGATGGCACGAAGGGCCGGTCTTTGATCCTGTCTGCTGTTTCGGGCAATGAACATGCGTTGATGGGCGATGTGATGCATGTTGCCGCTGACGTGACGGTGACATTCACTGTGGAAGCGAACGATGTCGCGGGAATGCATGGTGAGGTCATCACTGATGGAAAGCACAGCATGCTGGAAGGCAGTATCTTCGCGCCGGGCAAACAGGTAAGAACATTCACCTTTGCGAGTGATGGCAAGCCACATACTGTTCGCGTGGAGATTCGCGATGCTGCTGGAAAGCTGAAGCTGCTGGCGAATCCCGTATATCTGAATCGGTAG